From a region of the Gemmatimonadetes bacterium SCN 70-22 genome:
- a CDS encoding cystathionine gamma-synthase, giving the protein MHLDTIAVHAGRAPDPVTGAVAEPLHLTTTFQRPPDGSSTHGYVYSREKAPNRTALEAAISALDGGADAAAFASGQAAVAAVFQSLAPGDHVICPGAVYHGTRKLLGEVFARWGLEYTVVDATNLDAVRAALRPRTALVWIETPSNPTLAVTDIAGVASIARAAGARLVVDNTWATAVGQRAIPLGADLVMYSTTKYYGGHSDSLSGALVTAQRDDFWERIRQVQSSVGAVLAPFDCWLVHRGIASLPCRFRQHSESATAIAEFLAAHPRVEVTHFPGLPSHPGHAIAARQMTLYGGMVSMQVVGGAAEALAAAARLRLFTYATSLGGVESLVEHRKSIEGPDSPTPDNLLRLSVGLEDPADLIEDLRQALQ; this is encoded by the coding sequence ATGCACCTGGACACCATCGCCGTCCACGCCGGCCGCGCGCCCGATCCCGTCACCGGCGCCGTCGCCGAGCCGTTGCACCTGACGACAACCTTCCAGCGCCCCCCCGACGGCTCGTCCACGCACGGCTACGTCTATTCGCGCGAGAAGGCCCCGAACCGGACCGCGCTCGAGGCCGCCATCAGCGCCCTGGACGGGGGAGCGGATGCCGCCGCCTTCGCCTCGGGGCAGGCCGCCGTCGCCGCCGTCTTCCAGTCCCTGGCCCCCGGCGACCATGTCATCTGCCCGGGGGCGGTCTACCACGGCACCCGCAAGCTCCTCGGGGAAGTCTTCGCGCGATGGGGGCTGGAGTACACCGTCGTCGACGCGACCAACCTCGATGCCGTGCGCGCCGCCCTGCGCCCGCGCACCGCGCTCGTCTGGATCGAGACCCCGTCCAACCCGACGCTCGCCGTCACCGACATCGCCGGCGTCGCCAGCATCGCCCGGGCGGCGGGAGCGCGCCTGGTCGTGGACAACACCTGGGCCACCGCGGTGGGGCAGCGGGCCATCCCCCTGGGGGCCGACCTCGTGATGTACTCCACCACCAAGTACTACGGCGGCCACTCCGACTCGCTCAGCGGCGCGCTCGTGACCGCCCAGCGCGACGACTTCTGGGAGCGCATCCGGCAGGTGCAATCCTCGGTGGGCGCCGTCCTTGCCCCGTTCGACTGCTGGCTGGTCCATCGGGGCATCGCCTCGCTCCCGTGCCGCTTCCGCCAGCACAGCGAGAGCGCCACCGCCATCGCCGAGTTCCTCGCCGCGCATCCGCGCGTCGAGGTCACGCACTTCCCGGGGCTGCCCTCGCACCCCGGTCATGCCATCGCCGCCCGCCAGATGACGCTCTATGGTGGCATGGTCTCCATGCAGGTCGTCGGCGGGGCCGCGGAGGCGCTCGCCGCGGCCGCGCGCCTCCGCCTCTTCACCTACGCCACGTCGTTAGGCGGCGTGGAGAGCCTCGTCGAGCACCGCAAGTCCATCGAGGGGCCGGACTCTCCCACCCCCGACAACCTCCTCCGCCTCAGCGTCGGACTCGAGGACCCGGCCGACCTCATCGAGGACCTGCGCCAGGCTCTCCAGTAG